Proteins from one Bradyrhizobium amphicarpaeae genomic window:
- a CDS encoding cryptochrome/photolyase family protein, whose product MPPVIVWFRDDLRLSDHPALHAAAKTGSPVIYLYVLDDTAGRPPGAAARWWLAQSLRALGAEIAARGGSLVLRKGPAAKAVAELARESGACAVYWNAIAQAPHQAVERRLEAALAKLGVDPQSFPGDLLVQPSAIRNKEGRALRVFTPFWRRVLSLGDPPKPLPAPKELRPGPKIASDRLESWKLEPTRPDWAGGLRETWSPGEASARARLRDFLKHTARVYVGDRDRPDREGTSGLSPHLRFGEISPRQVWHAARFAAAEEPALGPGIEKFLSELGWREFCRHLLHDHPDLATENLQTNFDAFPWKGDKTALAAWQSGATGYPIVDAGLRELWHTGVMHNRVRMVVASFLVKHLLIDWRDGESWFWDTLVDADAGSNPANWQWVAGCGADAAPYFRVFNPQLQGEKFDPDGTYVRRWVPELKDMPAKLIHQPWQATPIELASAGVSLGKTYPQPIVDHAKGRERALAAYAKIRRS is encoded by the coding sequence CGATACCGCCGGGCGGCCGCCCGGCGCAGCAGCGCGCTGGTGGCTGGCGCAGTCGTTGCGGGCGCTGGGCGCCGAAATTGCCGCGCGCGGTGGATCTCTGGTCCTGCGCAAGGGACCGGCGGCCAAGGCCGTCGCCGAGCTGGCACGCGAAAGCGGCGCCTGCGCCGTCTACTGGAATGCGATAGCGCAAGCGCCGCATCAGGCGGTCGAGCGGCGGCTCGAAGCGGCGCTGGCAAAGCTCGGCGTGGACCCACAAAGCTTCCCCGGCGACCTCCTGGTCCAGCCCTCCGCGATCCGTAACAAGGAAGGCCGGGCCTTGCGCGTATTCACGCCGTTCTGGCGGCGGGTGCTGTCGCTCGGCGATCCGCCGAAACCGCTGCCTGCGCCGAAAGAGCTGCGGCCGGGTCCGAAGATCGCAAGCGACCGGCTGGAGAGCTGGAAGCTCGAGCCGACCAGACCGGATTGGGCGGGCGGCCTGCGCGAGACTTGGAGCCCGGGCGAAGCCTCCGCGCGGGCACGCCTGCGCGACTTCCTCAAGCACACCGCGCGCGTCTATGTCGGCGACCGCGACCGCCCGGACCGCGAGGGCACCTCGGGCCTGTCACCGCATCTGCGGTTCGGCGAGATCAGCCCGCGCCAGGTCTGGCATGCGGCGCGGTTCGCTGCGGCGGAAGAGCCGGCCCTCGGGCCCGGCATCGAAAAGTTCCTCAGCGAACTCGGCTGGCGCGAGTTCTGCCGTCACCTGCTGCACGACCATCCCGACCTCGCCACCGAGAACCTGCAAACGAACTTCGACGCCTTCCCATGGAAGGGCGACAAGACCGCGCTCGCCGCCTGGCAGAGCGGGGCTACCGGGTACCCCATCGTCGACGCCGGCCTGCGCGAGCTCTGGCACACCGGCGTGATGCACAACCGGGTGCGGATGGTGGTGGCCTCGTTCCTGGTCAAGCACTTGCTGATCGACTGGCGCGATGGCGAGAGCTGGTTCTGGGACACGCTGGTCGATGCGGATGCCGGCAGCAATCCCGCCAATTGGCAATGGGTCGCCGGCTGCGGCGCCGATGCCGCGCCCTATTTCCGCGTGTTCAATCCGCAGCTCCAGGGCGAGAAGTTCGATCCGGATGGAACCTACGTTCGGCGCTGGGTGCCGGAGTTGAAGGACATGCCGGCCAAGCTGATTCACCAGCCGTGGCAGGCGACGCCGATCGAGCTCGCGAGCGCTGGCGTCTCGCTCGGCAAGACCTATCCGCAGCCGATCGTCGACCACGCCAAAGGGCGTGAGCGCGCGCTCGCCGCCTACGCGAAGATTCGCAGAAGTTGA
- a CDS encoding histone, which yields MDDDKPITEQAMDAITSAVEATKDAAVTAVKKVRKAAKKVAKKVAPKKASKKSSKKAAKKSSKKAAKKATKKTAKKSAKKSGKKAVKSKKKAGKAKR from the coding sequence ATGGACGACGATAAGCCGATCACCGAACAGGCGATGGACGCGATCACCAGCGCCGTGGAAGCGACCAAGGATGCGGCGGTTACTGCCGTCAAGAAGGTCCGGAAAGCCGCCAAGAAGGTCGCGAAGAAAGTAGCGCCGAAGAAGGCTTCCAAGAAGAGCTCGAAGAAGGCTGCAAAGAAGTCGTCGAAGAAAGCGGCCAAGAAGGCGACCAAGAAAACTGCAAAAAAGTCCGCGAAGAAGTCCGGCAAGAAAGCCGTCAAGTCGAAAAAGAAGGCTGGCAAGGCCAAACGCTGA
- a CDS encoding DMT family transporter — MNHNQEALTARIAPILFVLLWSTGFIGTKYVVNNADPLTYLAIRMAIVVGLMAMIAAIARPKWPDRTGIAHSAVAGILVHGFYLGGTAIAIAHSIPAGLSALIPGLQPILTSTIANRWLGERVTPVQWAGLVLGLGGVVMILHNRPMTGEAGLGWLASVVSLISITLGTLYQRRYCNQIDWRAGNLVQYVAVTIFFAIGAFLFEDRVVHWTREFVLALGWLAVALSIGSIGLLYWLIRHAAATSVASLFYLVPAVTALMAYVLFGEKLDALAIAGMGMCAAAVFVVNRRS, encoded by the coding sequence ATGAACCATAATCAAGAAGCCCTGACCGCCCGCATTGCGCCGATCCTGTTCGTCCTGCTCTGGAGCACCGGATTCATCGGCACCAAATACGTCGTCAACAATGCCGATCCCTTGACCTATCTCGCCATCCGGATGGCGATCGTGGTCGGCCTGATGGCGATGATCGCTGCGATCGCGCGGCCGAAATGGCCTGATCGCACCGGCATCGCGCACAGCGCCGTCGCCGGCATCCTCGTCCACGGCTTCTATCTCGGCGGCACTGCGATCGCGATCGCGCATTCGATCCCGGCCGGGCTCTCCGCGCTGATTCCGGGCCTGCAGCCGATCCTGACCTCGACCATCGCCAACCGCTGGCTCGGCGAGCGGGTGACGCCCGTGCAATGGGCCGGGCTCGTGCTCGGCCTCGGCGGCGTGGTCATGATCCTGCACAACCGCCCGATGACCGGGGAGGCCGGGCTCGGCTGGCTCGCCTCGGTGGTCTCGCTGATCAGCATCACGCTCGGCACGCTGTATCAGCGCCGCTACTGCAACCAGATCGACTGGCGCGCCGGCAATCTCGTGCAATATGTCGCCGTCACCATCTTCTTCGCGATCGGCGCGTTCCTGTTCGAAGACCGCGTGGTGCACTGGACGCGGGAGTTCGTGCTCGCGCTCGGCTGGCTCGCGGTCGCGCTCTCGATCGGATCGATCGGGCTGCTGTACTGGCTGATCCGCCACGCCGCGGCCACCTCGGTCGCGAGCCTGTTCTATCTCGTGCCTGCGGTGACCGCGCTGATGGCTTATGTGCTGTTCGGAGAGAAGCTCGACGCGCTGGCGATCGCCGGAATGGGGATGTGCGCAGCCGCCGTGTTCGTGGTCAACAGGCGCTCGTAG
- a CDS encoding host attachment protein → MDKMRLDKGDWLVVCDGRKALILENLGDGMFPNLHTREVHEQPNPSTSAQGTDAPGRLHAAAGGARSSVEQTDWHDEAERAFLRSLAGRLDAAVSSGETTALTMVASPRALGMIRADYSDVMRKALRAEIGKDLVKLPVYEIEKQLLLSGAAK, encoded by the coding sequence ATGGACAAGATGAGACTAGACAAGGGCGACTGGCTGGTCGTGTGCGATGGGCGCAAGGCGCTGATTCTGGAAAACCTCGGCGACGGGATGTTTCCGAACCTTCACACCAGGGAGGTGCACGAGCAGCCCAATCCCTCGACCAGCGCGCAAGGGACCGATGCGCCGGGGCGATTGCACGCCGCAGCCGGCGGCGCTCGCAGCTCGGTCGAGCAGACCGATTGGCACGACGAGGCCGAGCGCGCCTTCCTGCGAAGCCTGGCCGGCCGGCTCGATGCCGCCGTCAGCTCCGGCGAGACCACGGCCCTGACCATGGTGGCCTCACCGCGCGCGCTCGGCATGATCCGCGCCGATTACTCCGACGTCATGCGCAAGGCACTCCGGGCCGAGATCGGCAAGGATCTCGTCAAGCTGCCGGTCTACGAGATCGAGAAACAATTGCTGCTGTCGGGCGCTGCTAAATAG